The proteins below come from a single Thunnus thynnus chromosome 10, fThuThy2.1, whole genome shotgun sequence genomic window:
- the tuft1a gene encoding tuftelin 1a, whose protein sequence is MNGVTRSLCTFEDIRNQEHGEGCRRLRLTLHDQHQAARSAEQQHRDKPIGRAFALVQPASDRTALTQEPVKSTEEQVEVIKVYLEARKQEQQRHQQSLKMLSDEVSQIQEVRYCLKSLREQMAAKTKPHTNGWRVSTPFKKSVSSATKGGAKAEEQEADDEAERTKLREVSKRLYAQLQDAEKKHQEEKDRLQAEGSRLRECLSEQEEKLKSTEEASEKKDKRIEELQRLLGGMEQESSTLREAIRNREEELRELRKIREEGHKGEQRTEQLEKEVAILKEKIHHLDDMLKCQQRKVRHMIEQLQNSRMVIQERDRVIKELEEKVAFLEAENREMHDQMDYFLGGQRSNSYLSSERNPQIVYSKPIRPSNSSNKPLPFIKVIEIKS, encoded by the exons ATGAACGGAGTGACGAGAAGTCTGTgcacatttgaggacatcagaAACCAAGAACATGGG GAGGGGTGCAGGCGACTGCGGCTCACACTGCACGACCAGCACCAGGCAGCTCGGAgcgcagagcagcagcacagggACAAG CCAATCGGACGTGCGTTCGCACTTGTGCAGCCGGCCAGTGACAGGACAGCTCTGACCCAGGAACCGGTGAAATCTACAGAGGAGCAGGTGGAGGTCATCAAG GTGTATCTAGAAGCCCGCAAACAAGAGCAGCAGAGACATCAGCAGAGCCTGAAGATGCTGTCAGATGAAGTTTCACAGATACAGGAG GTGAGATATTGCCTGAAGTCACTGAGGGAGCAAATGGCAGCCAAAACCAAG ccgcACACAAACGGGTGGAGGGTCAGCACTCCGTTCAAAAAGAGTGTCTCATCTGCCACCAAGGGAGGAGCTAAAGctgaggaacag GAAGCAGATGATGAAGCAGAGAGAACCAAACTGAGAGAAGTCAGTAAGCGCTTATATGCGCAGCTCCAAGATGCAGAGAAGAAACAccaggaggagaaagacaggCTGCAG GCTGAAGGCAGCAGGCTGAGGGAATGTCTGAGCGAACAGGAAGAGAAGTTGAAGAGCACAGAAGAAGCCAGCGAGAAGAAAGACAAGCGCATTGAAGAGCTCCAGAGGCTGCTGGGAGGGATGGAGCAGGAGAGCTCCACCCTGAGGGAGGCTATCCGCAACCGCGAGGAAGAACTCCGAGAACTACGCAAGATCAGGGAGGAGGGCCACAAAGGAGAGCAGAG GACTGAGCAGTTGGAGAAGGAGGTGGCTATACTCAAAGAAAAGATCCACCATCTGGACGACATGCTGAAATGCCAGCAGAGGAAAGTCAGACACATGATTGAACAG CTCCAGAACTCTCGCATGGTGATCCAGGAGCGGGACCGCGTGATCaaagagctggaggagaaagTAGCTTTCTTAGAGGCTGAG AACCGAGAGATGCATGACCAGATGGACTACTTCCTGGGAGGGCAACGGTCTAATTCCTACCTTTCATCAGAGCGTAACCCTCAGATTGTCTACAG TAAACCAATCAGGCCGTCCAACTCTTCTAACAAACCCCTCCCATTCATCAAAGTCATCGAGATCAAGTCATGA